The segment atttttatttaggtatgagCAATGCgaactaaaaagtatttttactgCTTAAAATTTCAGCCAATAGACGGTGAAAAATCGGTCTGTGGTCTGCGTAGATCATATTACACAATTATGTACGTAGAAATCAAGACcatttagttaataaatattaactttagATTTATCTAGTGAATTGGCATCATTTCGTGAACATTGTTCAATCTGCCACCGAGCCAATTGTGCACAAATTATCTCAGCATACTGGTTGCGGTTACCCGTAGCTGGCGGGTGTTCACGATATTGGCCCGACGCAAGGCAAGGTGCATGCGCTGCGGTTGTCGGGCGGCGTGTTTAACaatgcggcggcggcggccttgTTCGCTGCGCCGTGTTGCCCAACACGCTGACGCCGTGTCGCCCGCCACGCCGCACCTCCATGCCTTCGTGCTTATCACGCATTTACATATGCTTCACTCGCTACGCCGTGTACGGGCATCGAAAATGTTTCATGAATAAATTTGTAATCCAATTTGATGGTTAGGTAACTCCGACTTTACGAACACGTCGAACCGATAAAAACAAACAATCGAACTAGACGACTAACAGCCGGGCATGCACGATTCGAATAATCTCCGCTCCGCTTAAAATGATTAATCATAAAAAAGCGAGCGGGTCGCAGCCCTTTTTCGAGTTTTCCTCGTTACGGGCTAAGACGAGAATCATTAGGAATTAAATTTCCCCTTTCATTAGTCCCTCAACCCTCGTATAATTCCGGACGCGGAGCAATAACAATATAAATCCCCCGTCGCGCCGAGCGGGGGATTACGGCATGTCTCGACCCTAATTTAGGGCTGCCCCCGCCCCGGATTAACGAAGTGGCGGAATCCGCTAGGGTTGTCGCTGCGCATAAACTTGTTACGTGTTTAATGTTTTATTGACGGGTGGCAAGGGAGCTCTCATTTAAATAAGCGCGTCCCCTTCGCACGCGCCGCCCGCCGGGGTCGCGGCGATCATGCGAATGCTGCCGCTGACCGCAAACCCGCTTATCGAGATACTGACCCTTCTACCCACTGCGAAATAATAAACTGGAAAAGAAATCAAGATAAATGCCCACTTACCGGTATCTTGTCTCGGAGACTCATTAGCATATCTTATTGACACTTCAACTGTTAAATCTCGCGTGGGCGGTATTCAATTCAAATTAATTTGCCTCTAGTCTTCTCCAAAACAGGTTCATTACGCTGTTTCAATAGCATACAACGCCACATTTAGGTAGTACCGTAACGGAGTAGGTAATAATTTAAGAAGGCTGAGCACGCTACAAATTAATTTAGCTATTATTTGGAAGGGAATCACTTATGAAGACGGAACGAATTGTTTATCCCCGGCATTAAGTCCCGAGAGTGTCGACGCACATATTGCCGCGGAGGCAGCCGATGAGCCGACCCCCCTTTCTGATTTAAGCGGAGGGATCACAATTAAAGGAACCGGCGATGTCAACACGAGCGGCGCACTACGACGATACATTTTATTACCATAATAACGCCACGGACATTTGTCGCGCGTTAAAACGGTTAATATTAACAATcatcgtttttatttatttatcggttTACAAGGTTAATGGTACCTAATTCTATATTACAAATCTGTGTGTCTAGAAGTAGGCAATCTCGCCTCTACCAATTTTACAAACGAGCTACCTCTCAACTCTACGCGACGAAACTCGATTCAGggtaatttatttaagtaattctACAAAGCGAGGCCGTGTACACCGTATTAAAATTTTGCCTCGAGACCGCAAAGTAGACGCTAACACAAAATTAAAGTCGTCGACACTTAAGGGCTTCGTAGTTCCCGAAGAGGGAGAGTTTCCGTGAAATTTCTCTCGGAATGTCGAAATGGCGGGCGAGTTTCGCAAGTCAACTCAATTATCGttttaattaaggcgccgtgccacGTGACATTTGTTTGCGTGCGTGAAAGCGATCGCCCCCCGCCCCGCCCGCGGCCCCTGCTCCTGTTAATTGTGCTAATTACTCCTGTAATGGAGCGAGGGAGGGTGAGATTGCTTATCGACGACGCTCCCGGAATTTGCTTTGTCTGATACATCAGCCCGACTCTACTTCTTGTTAGCTGATTACTTTACATCGGATTATACACCTCTCTTTTACAATAACAAACAAGAGCTAcgcataatacctacatatggaTCATTCTTTAGTTGACTAGATTTAAATGCAACGTACCGTATTACTACTCAGAAAGTATAAAACTTAAACTGAAGTTTATAAAAATCGAGTGCAGGTAGCAAACAAAGCAGTAATGAACATCAATTCTATCGGGCAAGTTTCCAAGCGGTGCATTTGTGAGTGGTACGGAGTATGGCGCAGCCGGAGTTCCCTCCGAGAGCGCTCGTAACGCGGAGTGGCGGCGTAATGGCCGCGCACTCCACCGTGCGGTCGGGCACGGTGCGGGCGGCAGCGGACGCGTGCGCGGACCACGAGCGCCAGCGGACGCCCGCCCGACAACGAGCGCCGGGCAATTTggttatttggggtcggccatAAACCGATAGCGCGCAGTAAACGCAATCCTCCActcgcgactataaactttacgAGTCACGTAAAAACGCGCTCGAAACGCCGACTCGCTACCATAAATTTATGCTAATGTATTCTTTATAGGAGTTTAATGTGCATTCAGAAATTCTtcaattatttatgtatacgAATGAACCGgtaaaagttaattttaaagTCTTACTGCGTCCCGCGGTTTACGCGAACAATTAATTTTTTGGTGCGTCTGACGTTTTTGTGGGTTCCGATGCCGATGTGTGGATGTCGTTTACAAACGATGTTTGCCTACAGGCTCGTTTTTGTTTGCAGGCGCACTGCACGGgccaaaaaataaatgtttgtgaATGTGAACTAGCTATAGACCTATAAATTTAATAGATTTGGTTTAAAAATTGGCACTTTGAAACCTTTCTCGACTCACATGCATACCCATACAAAGTTGTAAATTGAGAACGTAATGGGACTTTAAAAGTAAATGGTGCGCAATAAAACTTTTCGATGACAGTATCATAAAACGAAGTCGTATAAAGCCGGTATAGTAGAGCCGCAGTTTCGATAAAAGCTGAAAGCGTCGCGTGTAAATCACGTAACTTTTCAAAACTATTATGCCTGAAAAATAGTCCGAACTCAATCCGTACATTTCCGAGCGGACGGTCTATTTATCTATTTCCCCCGCTTCCGCCCCCAGCGTCCGGTTAACCGCCCCCCCTTCCGGTTaaccggcggcggcgcgcgcggctaAACGGCTCGTCGCGTGACCGCAGACAATAAGCCCGGGCGGCGTTAACAGCGCGCCTGTGTGTTGCCACTTTATACGTTACGTCACTGCCTCCCCCTACGGCACACACACGCCGCGAGTGTGTGCTCCTTGGCTCGCGGCGCAAACGGTAGCCGATAAGTCGTGTTGTCGAAGCTTGTAGCGAGACGGCGCCGCCCGCGACCCCGTCCCCGACTCAATTGCCTTTTTCTTGAGGTCGACCCGCGTAATCGGATAAAGTAAAGATTAGCTCTGTCCGCTTTTCTGTTGAAAATGGAAAAGGTTGGGTAAATGACTACTCAATACATTCACATCTTTTATTTTAAGGaaggaaaaatgtatttatcacgacctttttttatattttaatagttattggGAACATACGGCTATTGTTTGTTATAGTGTGAGAACGTGTTCGTACATTTGTAGTCATAATAAATAGATGTCTCGTTTAATtaaggaaaagtaaaaagccaaCATTATCAAATAACAGCAAATAGTCATAGTTCCAGCAACAACCATGACCACAATTCGATTTAATAAATTCAGTAATAACCGCAGACCTTCGAGCGAGTTCCTCGTATAACATAAAATCCGACCAATCGAACCCGACACGTCACATTACCGCTGCGGCTCTCGAAATAGCCCACTTGAAATTCGATATCGAATGCTGTGGAGATCGGGTGATCGTAAAATTAAGGCCCGACCCGCGCGTGGACGCGGTTTTATGACCGCGCGACTTGTGCCAATGATAAATGTTTATTGGTTACATTTCGACTACTATCAAAATATCCAATAACGCCGCCATAGCCACGTTATTTATCTTACATACTAATACCTATACGAGCATAACGGGCTCGTCCCGTTTTATTGTTTCCCTAGTCTTTAACTGCGGCACTCGTGCGAACCTTTCTTCTAGCGATATTATCTGGGGACACATTTTATTTTCCTTAGTTTCTTTGCCAAATATTTTCGCTATTAAAAAGTTTGGTGCTCTTGTCGGTTAGCTAGttatagtttttcttttgttcaTCAAATACGCTACTTATTATCTAAGTTTGCTTTAGACTTTTAGATTCGATTCGTGTACAAGTTAGACCATCTTGTAACAAAATTATGAGCAGATAGAAGGTATTCAACAGTAAGATAGAATAGTATATTAAACAAAGCCAGTGTATGTATTGTAACGTTAAGTACTCAGCCGGCGATAAATAGATGTGAATCCGACATAAAGTGTTATTGTCTGGGTGCGATGCGGAGCAGTACGATAAGTCACAGCGGGCGGCGACAGGCCGGCGTGGCGAGCAAATTAACAGGCGCTTGCCACTCGCCTCTAACTTACTGCCTCGTAAAATTAGGCCCGTTCCACCCTCCAGGCTTCGCCACGGTTCAAGTATCTTAAACAGCACCATGTCTTCATCTTACCGATGTTGTTTACTTTAGTGTCGAGAACTAACTGTCTTATCAGGCGCAAAAGCTAATCGCCGTAACCTTTTCAATTGAAAGTAATTTAAAACAGTCTGGTGCATCTCGGCAATAATCTGCCCATGTCAAATTTGATCCTCGTTGTTTCTAGTGACCTATTGTAGGTTACCTAGGTATAGATCACTAGGTGTAGATCACCTAATAGGTCACTAGAAGACTAGCAGTATCGTATTTTCTAATTCCGCCctggggcctagccaagatgaaaatcgtttacagaaaacgaaacgaaacgctattgtctctctcagttagaacaaaaatttgacagttccgaacaactgacaggccgatatcgtccggcggactgatagtcagtgggccccttaacacttccatattagtgcgacagagacagacagcgcgttacgtttcgtttccctGCGAAacgcatcttggctaggccccctgtaaGGCTAAATAGAATAAGTATctacaaatactaataagtatCTGTAGATACTTATTAGTTAAGTATTGTTAACCTTCATTCTCTTacaatttaatatagatttatatttgatttataattaatatagatTAACATACAATTCAATTACAattcaaatacaattttaaaaggtaggtacttacattaaaataaattacattgaaattaactataaactgaattaaaactaaacaaagcctAGACCTAGACCTAGTCGTCGCTAACAACTCGTCCCGCGCCCTTGcagatgcaaaggtgcccaccacgctcgccgcgttgccgcGCTGAACCGCGATAGACAGCCTCTGCGTCAGGAATGACCCGGAACGAGGGTCATTAGTTAAGTTAGTTTGGTTGAATGAAAGTCACTATGCGTTTTACGTCATATTCCTAAGTCGCCATCGCCATTGCTTTAAGGTGCATATTAATCATAGCAGTATGTACCTACACCGCAACTACACGGTTTACCTACACCGATTTTGGCGCTTACTTAGAGTCAAGGTACTGATTATGTAAATAAGTCTGGCGTGCGGACTGCGGACGCCTCGCTCCCTGAGGGCCGAGGATTACGGGCCGTTTCTCATTCATGACCAGTTACGACATAAGTAATTACAGTACAGCCACGCCGTGTGACAAAGACGGACGTGAGGGTGGTACAGTGGCAGCATCTCAATTAGATTTACAACTGTATCCTGGACGTGcactttaataattttatcatCTTGCCCAGAACCACTCTAGAACTATACAGTCTTGTCGGTTTTATAGAACGATAAAAGCGCATGGAGCGGTATCATAAAACATACGAACTGGACTGTCTACCACCACCTGGTAGATTCATAGCTATATTCGCAATATGTTGAATTCACGATACCAGACCACGTAAGCCTTTTCACCCGACCGGTCCTCACGGCTGCGTGCACTTGAAATAGCATCTGTCTAACAGCGCAGCGCACTCCATCGAATATCAGTAATCCAAATACATTTCGATATCTGGCAGCAAATAATATTCGTGATACGTACGTCAACGCGGCGGAATCAGACCGAGCGGGTCGTCACGTATATGATTATTTCATTAGTCCGTATTTGCGCACTCATCCAAATGTTGCGGCCGACGGCCCCACCGGGGGGCAGGCGGTGACCACTCCCCGAGCTAATCACGCGGTCAGTTTGCTCTGCCTCAGCttgttttgatattgatattgacTAGCGCTCGCTTCGCTGCACGCCGATTTATTTGCGAACAATGATCGATTGATTGCTTTACGTAAGCCCGACCGTAAACGGTTTGATTATGTTTACCCGACCGTATTGTTAGAGTAAAAACGTGGGTGTACTATTTCTGTAGCTTTGCTATTTTGTTGTTGCAGAGAAATTCCATATCACCCGGTGAAAGAGAAAAGTACCGGACGCGAAGTCCGGCTGAACCAGACCATAAGAAATTGAAGaaggaagaaaaagacatgggCCATGTaagtttcttttatttttgtttaagttGGCACTGCGATTATTTGTGTGCCCTTCTTTACTATATCCCTCCAGTTGGTGTACCCACTTCCCCATCTTCTTCAGGTTTCCTTCCATACGTGTTAAGCTTacagttttttatttgtattaggtacctacgtaatCTGTAGATGATATGATGACTGAATTACAACTTTCTTCATAAATATTTTCAGGAACTAGTGGTAGACGACGCGAGTGAAGAGCCCACGTCGCCGCACAACGGAGCGCCCTCTCCCCGAGAAAATGGTCTCGACAAACTCCAGCCTAAGAAGGAGCACCCACCTCATAGCCCTAGGTAGCATTCTTATTATTTTGACTCTTAAATTATCCAATCTTTTTCTTCCGAAAACCTTTGCTCCGCTGGATTCCTTCGAATTGTTTCACTAAAATTAATCTATTCGCGTTTTTATATTCATTAAATCATcgaagttaatatttttatcgGATGTTTTCAATTTCGTCGAACGGGTGAtaaggccaagcaataagaaggtatagagggaaatgcaaggaacacaatttttaacttcgtagctttgtttggactagttaggagatgaacatatcaaaagtccccggctgtaaccctggtgctgggggggaggggggtttgaaggttctttttttcggtttttcgattatatctcggaaactatgcgtctgagcgacttggccacttatacaaaatgaaaagagattaaatttgttacaagttttattcagtcaagtttttcgatatcttgtagtttttgagatatccgctcttgaaggtttatttagggccctcatttttatcttgattatctacatcagtaaagctgctaggccgggtttggtaacgttttcgtataaatcgggggcgctgaattcatttatgatatcaacattgacacctgtccgaagtaaaaacatataaactttaaacaaataactttttttttaaactcctcttcacgcataaaccgctgaaccgatttagttaaaatttggtaaacaggtgttttaagtcccgagacaggatataatataggttttatctcaaaaatcatactttgaaggtgcgAAATTTAGTGTGACGGAAATTCAGCTTCTTTAATTTAGGTttaaagtcatgtttggtatcattatcaactaaatcaaacatgtagaccatcccaaatattatttaaataggttcagcggttattgattccccatacaaatttccaccccacttttcacacccttaaaagatgattttggttataaaaactatcctatgtactgtcccgggactcaaaccatctctataccaaatttcaacgaaatcggttcggcggtttaagcgtaaagaggagttttataaaaatattttttttaaatttcgtttttacttaggaatggtgtcaatgttgataccataaatgaattcagcacccccgatttatacgaaaacgatcccatacccggcctagcagcttcactgatgtagataatcaagataaaaatgaaagccctaaataaatcttgaagagcagatatctcaaaaactatacaagatatcgaaaaacttggctgaataaaacttgtaacaaattaaatctcttttcattttgtataagtggccaagtcgctcaaacgcatagtttccgagatataatcgaaaaaccgaaaaatggaaccttcaaacccccctcacccccccagcaccagggttatggccggggacttttgatatgttcacctcctaactagtccaaaccaAAGCTACGAACGAAAGctatacctttttttgagcatttatttcctggcctatgatttattttatttcatcagcAAATCGGAAAATTACCTGATCGGACTTTACACCTCTCTTCGTTTCTGTCTAAGCTCTAAGTATGTAGAGCACAATTTCTCCATAATCGCTTTATCCATTTAAAAGAAGCCGTACTAAGCAAATACATGCCTCTAATAGGGTCAGTGTATGTAGGAGTCGTCCGGCCGTCTAATCCGTCTTCTCACTAAATCAATTACTGACACCGATGTTTAGTGTACTCCTAATAACTGTAATGGGGTTAGACACGCTTTGATGGATAAACCGTCGGTAATCTGTAGAGATACTAACTTGTTTTTAGTGTCAAGAAACACAAGAAGTGTTACCACGCTTTCACTGTTTCGTGCAACTTGATATTATCGTGACTTAACACTTCTTTATAACGAAGCGTTTGATGCAGTGGGATGTGTGATGAACCTTTAACCTAGGTTTAATTTAATTCGGTTCCTTCTGGGTTGAAAGGACAGTTAGTGGCAGTTTTTTTTCTAAAGACAATAACTAATTGCAGATGCGTTGCCTAGTGtgaataattttcataaaaaaaaaatacaaaattacacaACCGCAGAGCTTAGCTTAGCGCTTTATAAAGCATCCAGTAATCGCTTAGATGAAGTGTCTACACTGTCTACACAATCTACCTacacgttaatttttttttttattcgcttgtATCAATAATTGTGTTTCCTATTATCATGTATGTTATTTGGCAAcaaacaattcttattcttcATTTGATAACGTTTACGTTTACAGACTTTTAACAGATCAACTTCTTACGATTCCAGGTCAGGCACGTCAAGCAACGCCTCAACGCCGTCAGCAAAAAAGCTCGATGAGAAGCCAAGCACGCCGATCTCCAAGCCCGTGACGCCGACTTCCGGCGcgagcggcgcgggcgcggccggGGCTCCTCTCAAGGCCGCAGTGAAGCCCCCCGCGCTGCAGTACCCGTACCTGGGTAACGGCGCGCACGACGCTTACGGCCTGGCGGGGTACTCGGCGCGAGCCGCGCTGGCGTACGAGCCACTGCGCCCGCCCATTGGACCGGCGGCGTTGGCGCCGATTCCTGGTGGCAAACCGTAATTACAGATGATTACTCTTATGTTTCATTGCTCTACAACAGTCTCCCAAGTACGAGGGCCTATTGGCTAGGTTGGATGTGGCAAAGTGCGTGGCTGGGGCAATACAAGCAGACAAGGCTTGTGTGGAAAATGTGGATTTTCATGGTACGACATTTTCGTACGATTTGACAGCCAGTTTTGTAAGAACACTAATGTGTATCATAGTCAACTAGGTCGCTACGCACGTGCATACTCAAATAACTCATAATATATAAGTACTCGATCCCCTTTGTAGTAGCCAAATTTCTAGTCTTCGTTTGATAGATTTATTCAGAAGATGTatccttacatggcgaccctgccagccTCACAGTATATCTTAAACCAAACCTCTTTTCCAGAGCCTACTCATTCCACGTATCAGCGGAAGGGCAAATGCAGCCCGTGCCCTTTCCCCCCGACGCGCTAATGGGCCCCGGGATCCCCCGGCACGCGCGCCAGGTGTCCGCGCTGGCCCACGGGGAGGTGGTGTGCGCGGTGACGGTCTCGTCGCCGACCAAATACGTGTACACCGGCGGCAAGGGCTGCGTCAAGGTGTGGGACATCAGCCAGCCGAGCAAGGCGCCCGTCAGCCAGCTGGACTGCTTGGTGAGTGGGTAACTGTCGTGGTTTGGGTTTTGGGTACATTTTTATGTTAGATATACCAATTCACGTTTTCtgtgaaagaaaaatacattataaatataagcCGTTTCTTTTTTGTATAGTTGAGCCACCATATATTTTAAGGCAAGAATGACATTGCAAAATGGAGTTATAATAACATACAAAATGAGAAACATACTCGTATGTATAAAAGGCTAACAAACAATATTTGGGTGACCGCTTCACCGACTGGCATGTCATGGTCCTGTTTAGATACGTCATCGGTTTCTTTTTATCACGTTGTATCTTTATCAAATTATAAACCTCATCACTATCACCCGCCTGATTGCGCATGACTCAGTATTAATTGAATAAAACTACTCACAATGAAACAAATTTTCCAGCAAAGAGACAACTACATCAGATCAGTGAAGCTGCTCCCCGACGGGCGCACGCTGATCGTGGGCGGGGAAGCCTCCAACCTGTCCATCTGGGACCTGGCGTCACCTACGCCGCGCATCAAGGCCGAGCTCACCTCCTCCGCGCCCGCCTGCTACGCGCTCGCCATCAGCCCCGACTCCAAGGTGAAACAACTAGCTCCACCAAAATCTTCAGAGTAGACCTCACAAATTAGAAGCTTCCCATCCCAAGGAATCATAATTTTCCATCCAAAAAACTATTGTGaagttttaaatttcgaatGGAGTTTTGACTCTCATTGCTGACCCGATATCGCGTCAGTGAGAAGCGGTAAGGATCGGTCACCCTACACCTCAGAAGACGCACtatttacgtaacaaaacgtataACAAAACCGCAACGCCTAGACATGTCCCTGCGTAAAGAATGCTGCGTTAAGTTCCGATATGGAATGTCTTAATAACTGTTACATAAACCAGATAAAATCTACATAGTTTATCTTCTAAGCAAagatacctactatttacacaACATgtatttcaatatctttataatATTGGTACTTAAAGAGAACTAAAACGGGAACGATAAAAATCTAGTACTAAGAGAATACTAGTTTTGATCTTAGTACAGCCGCGTTGCAAAAGTTCGCGGTTTACAACCTATTTATCTTTACAACTTTTAAGTCCAAAGTAACAGATTATTAACGCTGCTGCGGAAATTAAAATGTGGTTGTACTGGAACTATAATCAAAATCATACTACTAAAACTGAATAGATATTGACCTTAAGTATTTATGCATAATCTTAACTTACATTCTTACTATAGTCTTAACAAGACTTAAAAGTTTtgtcaacaaaataaaaatttgttaacAAAAATCTACCGATATTCCCTGAGAATGATCGTCTCTAAGCAGCTGTTAGTTTGTGAAATTTCCCTATTCTGTCATCGTCCACAAAAGTTCGTGATGAAGTAATAGGGAAGGGAAGCTTGGAGTTCTATACTATTTGGAAAGTCTGATATTACTTTTCAGTTTGTAAGATGCgtttggtacagtcgccatcagatatatcggagcagccaaggcgttcacaaatatctgaacacgcctctattgtcaaggcgttagcgtgcgtgttcagatatttttgagcacctcggccgctccgatatatctgatggcgactgtacaacccGCCCTAATCGATCGCCTCTATAACAGTGCCATCAATATGTAAGTGTCATATGTGTATTCCAGGTGTGCTTCAGCTGTTGCTCGGACGGCAACATCGCGGTGTGGGACCTGCACAACCAGACGCTGGTGCGGCAGTTCCAGGGCCACACGGACGGCGCCTCCTGCATCGACATCTCGGCCGACGGGACCAAGCTGTGGACCGGCGGCCTCGACAACACTGTGCGGTCAGTACACATCatagaggtacaataatatagGGATTTAGGGATGAACTGGGGGAGGGGCCAGATGACCGAACGAGATGCACTTATGGAAccttcagtaggagtagcagagaaagctctattattgtttgtccttgtcacagtttACTtctttttattccccaccgtaaatttagtatggtttatggtgggcaacaaataacccgaccaaatttcGTAGGCTGTTTTTGGTATGTCGTCacgaatgttaaaacgtgttttaaattttgtcgcattacgtatgttctgtcctccacgggcgcacgcgtataggtcatctatatataatactaggtgtacgtttatatttatgtttattgtttGCGTTACAGGTCGTGGGATTTGAGAGAAGGCAGACAGTTGCAACAGCATGACTTCAGCTCTCAAATCTTCTCATTGGGATACTGCCCTACAggtaaaatacctaatttatagaCATAATATGGTAGCATAGAGCACTTGTATATGAAAACCGCGTGGACGGAGCGAGGCATTCGGCCTTTGCAGGGCCTCAAAACATACTGCGGCTAACGCGTTTGACAACAATGTTACGAATACCTTAGATTTTTTATATAGAACTGTAAATGGACCACCGATTAATACCTATGTCGTGTAGTTCAAATGCAAGTTTACGAGACACATAACATCCATCATGCAAAATGATTGCTAGGAAAATTTGAATTCAGgtgtattataataaaattgggTTGAATTTCTTTGGAATGAAAAATGTAATAGACAGAAGAACTGGTGTGGCTTTGTTATTTATGCATAAGGTCAATAGGTATGTGTCGAAGATCGcctacaagctctttcgttgCCTTCTAACCTCTATCTCTTGCGTTTGTACACAcactccactta is part of the Cydia strobilella chromosome 17, ilCydStro3.1, whole genome shotgun sequence genome and harbors:
- the LOC134748715 gene encoding protein groucho-like, translated to MYPSAGAMNAAAAAAAVAAARHPGPPQPGQPIKFTVGESCDRIKEEFNFLQAQYHNLKLECEKLASEKIEIQRHYVMYYEMSYGLNVEMHKQTEIAKRLNAIIAQILPFLSQEHQQQVATAVERAKQVTMTELNAIIGQQRPDLPRLLQQMHAAHLPTHGAPPLPLLGQGALPPAGLLGLGVPHHPLSVLAKPPDLHRPDDKGNGISSAEERHRNSISPGEREKYRTRSPAEPDHKKLKKEEKDMGHELVVDDASEEPTSPHNGAPSPRENGLDKLQPKKEHPPHSPRSGTSSNASTPSAKKLDEKPSTPISKPVTPTSGASGAGAAGAPLKAAVKPPALQYPYLGNGAHDAYGLAGYSARAALAYEPLRPPIGPAALAPIPGGKPAYSFHVSAEGQMQPVPFPPDALMGPGIPRHARQVSALAHGEVVCAVTVSSPTKYVYTGGKGCVKVWDISQPSKAPVSQLDCLQRDNYIRSVKLLPDGRTLIVGGEASNLSIWDLASPTPRIKAELTSSAPACYALAISPDSKVCFSCCSDGNIAVWDLHNQTLVRQFQGHTDGASCIDISADGTKLWTGGLDNTVRSWDLREGRQLQQHDFSSQIFSLGYCPTGEWLAVGMENSNVEVLHAVKPDKYQLHLHESCVLSLRFASCGKWFVSTGKDNLLNAWRTPYGASIFQSKESSSVLSCDISSDDKYIVTGSGDKKATVYEVIY